The Arabidopsis thaliana chromosome 5, partial sequence genomic interval CTCCTCCGCCGCTTCTTTGAGTGGTCCGGGTGGAGGAGAAGCGGCGTGTGAAACTACGTAAGCGGTGGCTTAACGCTGCCATTGTTGTTTCATCGGAGTTTCATCACTACAGTCTACCGGTGGGATTTAAGATGTGAGGCTTATCGAAACGACGGTGTTTTTTTAAGTAAGATGGAATAATAGCTCTTTGGACCTTATATTATTATCGTATTTGTCAATAGGGCctatatgttattttatttattttagaccCTCTAgttttaattgtaaaatctttcAAGTAATCGGGAAATTAAAGTTGATTGTAAAATAAGTTTAAGTTTAACGACTATAAtaagttcttttctttttataatcgTTAAATATAATGCCAGATTTACTGCCCAAAATTgtgtaaaatatttaaatatgtatagTACTAAATTAGTTACAAGGTGAAGAAAGAGCAGAAAGTTTTAGAAGGGAAACTCAAAATCTAACTTGAAATTTGAGGTAATTTTAGTATTCTATTactttgaatattttgaaatttgcataagtttcaaaatttaaaagattcacCTCTTGTTTTATGGAAAAAGCAAGAGTAGTGTATGTTGAAGCTGTGATACTTACTTGTAGTCACTTCtatcttttgagttttgatacTAATTTACACTAATTTTTCTTGACATACATTCAAATTTCAGAACAGATATATAGATATGTGTAACCATCAAGACATGAGGATACTGATGATTTCATCTGAATTCGTGTCTTATCAAGATTGTAGATTCTATGTCCTTTAAGAGTGTTTCTTTACTCTGAAgtcagaaacagagtaaaacaaaagaattggATAAACTTGTAGGATGTTATCTTTTTCAGAATCTACAACATTGGAACCCTAAAGCAACtggcttttgtttcttgggaGACAAGTCATCTGATTCAGGCATCTTAGCAGGACTCCCCATCCACTCTACTCCTAATCTGCATTAATTTTCAATCCCAAATTGTACAAATTATCAGAAACATTtatttccaaacaaaaaatgttataaactcttttgttgttattgaaACTCACATGGGAAATGCAAAAGATCCCCTTCCTTCATCTGAGTGACTAGACCCGCTAGATTTATCAGAGGCatcaatgtcttcttcttctttggttctCTGCGACAGTCAAAGaccaatatataaataagaatgTTAAATTCTCAAATACTTTGAAGTTGAAAGATGTTACGAAGCATTACTTCTGTAACATCACTAGAGACATCTTTAGTTCCTTGACATGAAGTGTTATCGTTCTGATCTTGTTCTGTCCCTTTAGTCTCCGGCGAGTTATTCTTCTCTGTTCCTCCTACTCCTTGGTCTCCATATATAAGCtgttcttgaaaataaaagcatTAAGAACTTTGTAGTTTGCTATGTTTCAAACTAAAAAggtcaaaactttttaaaacaattttgattttcggACAACGAACCTTACGATTCACCGTCCTCGGTGACTTTTCCGAGGACGATTccgtctctttcttctcttgtttacCCTCTTTAACCACATCGAAACCACCATCTTCGCGATCGAAGCAGAAGACAATGAATCCAGATTCTTCTGAGACAGGGGGCTGAGGCCAGCTCAAGCGCCGGTGCTGAGACCCCGACGTCGTCGGAGAAACGCTACTGCTTCttagatgaagatgatgatgacgtgtACCTGGTGGGCTTAGGCTGAGTTTCCTctctgatctcttcttcttagtaCTTTTAATCTTCCTCTTAATCCTTTTGAACGTTAGATTATTGTTGTTCGTAGTGTTTCCATTATTATTAGCTCCATCTTCAT includes:
- the BASL gene encoding breaking of asymmetry in the stomatal lineage (BREAKING OF ASYMMETRY IN THE STOMATAL LINEAGE (BASL); Has 1807 Blast hits to 1807 proteins in 277 species: Archae - 0; Bacteria - 0; Metazoa - 736; Fungi - 347; Plants - 385; Viruses - 0; Other Eukaryotes - 339 (source: NCBI BLink).), giving the protein MASQWTIPKLVTWRVRDWASCFLACKIPLDGDEDGANNNGNTTNNNNLTFKRIKRKIKSTKKKRSERKLSLSPPGTRHHHLHLRSSSVSPTTSGSQHRRLSWPQPPVSEESGFIVFCFDREDGGFDVVKEGKQEKKETESSSEKSPRTVNRKLIYGDQGVGGTEKNNSPETKGTEQDQNDNTSCQGTKDVSSDVTERTKEEEDIDASDKSSGSSHSDEGRGSFAFPILGVEWMGSPAKMPESDDLSPKKQKPVALGFQCCRF
- the BASL gene encoding breaking of asymmetry in the stomatal lineage (BREAKING OF ASYMMETRY IN THE STOMATAL LINEAGE (BASL); INVOLVED IN: regulation of asymmetric cell division, stomatal complex development, unidimensional cell growth; LOCATED IN: extrinsic to plasma membrane, nucleus; EXPRESSED IN: 7 plant structures; EXPRESSED DURING: 4 anthesis, E expanded cotyledon stage, D bilateral stage; Has 16 Blast hits to 16 proteins in 8 species: Archae - 0; Bacteria - 0; Metazoa - 0; Fungi - 3; Plants - 11; Viruses - 0; Other Eukaryotes - 2 (source: NCBI BLink).), whose product is MASQWTIPKLVTWRVRDWASCFLACKIPLDGDEDGANNNGNTTNNNNLTFKRIKRKIKSTKKKRSERKLSLSPPGTRHHHLHLRSSSVSPTTSGSQHRRLSWPQPPVSEESGFIVFCFDREDGGFDVVKEGKQEKKETESSSEKSPRTVNRKLIYGDQGVGGTEKNNSPETKGTEQDQNDNTSCQGTKDVSSDVTEVMLRNIFQLQSI